The genomic DNA TCGCCGTGCTGAAGGGCGGTGGCGGCGACCTGTACGTGCTCCGGGCCACCACGGGGACGAGCCACCTGCGCTCGCGGCCCCAGCGGTTGCTGGCGGTCGCGGCCCGCGGCGGCGCCGTCATGGCCGTCCCCATCGTCGCCTTCCCGGGGACGTTCCGGGCGTTCGGCGCGATGATGGTGGCGATGGTCGATCCGGGCGCGCTGGCGCCGGCCGCGAGCCACTTCGACACCACCCGGTGGCTGGTCGGCGGCGGGTACGGCGCGGTCGTGCTCGCGCACCTGGGCTGGGGGTTCCACACCCGGACCGGCGACGGCGCCTGGCTGGCCGACGCCGCCGAGACGCTGCTGCTGGTGGCGTACTTCACCGTCGTCCCTGTGGTGGTCGCGGTCGGGCTGTACTTCCCGCTGTGGTACTCGCTCCGGCAGGTGGCCCGGGAACTCGCCGTCGAGGCGCCCGCACTCGACGGCCCGGACCTGCTGGGCGGCGACGCGGCCAGCGCAGGGGCCGTCGCGCTCCGGGCGTGGGGGGTCCTCGTCGCCGGCGCGCTGGCGACGGCGGCCGTCGCGGTCGGCTTCTCGCTGGCGCTCCCGAACCCGCTCCCGACCGGGTCGCTCTACTACGACGGCGTCGCGTTCTGGAGCGTCTTCATCAGTGTCGTCGCGCTCCCGCACGTCGTCGTCGGGGCCGTTCTCGACCGGGACCGGGGCATCTGGCACGTTCCCTGAACCCCACCGGCTCCTGGCCGCTACAGCGTCCGCGACAGCCGGAGGGCGCCGCCGGTCGCGTCGTCGCGGGTGAAGCCGGCCGCCCGATAGAGCCGCCGCGCCCGCGTGTTCCCGCCGGCGACGGTGAGCCAGACGTCCGTCACGCCCGCCGTCCGGGCGTAGTCGAGCGCGGCCGGTAGCAGCGCCGACCCGACGCCGGCCTCCTGGTAGTCCTGGTGGACGAAGACGGCGAGTTCGTGGCTCCCCTCTCCGTCCGGGACGAACGCGACGTGCCCGACGACCCGGTCGCGGTGCCACGCCACCATGGACGGGCCCGCGAGCACCGCGTCCAGCCAGTCCTCGATTCCCGCGGGCCGGACCGGCGGAATCCCCTGGGCCCGTTCGG from Haloglomus litoreum includes the following:
- a CDS encoding Brp/Blh family beta-carotene 15,15'-dioxygenase, with protein sequence MYATRVRDLLGGSVASTVLTISRAALVGVAVLFAGLRLAGRTPSLPTQAAIYLVGMVALNLPHGGYEHFANLRRRAHEFRYRYVVGYLAMAAAFAGLFLLAPVAGLALAVTVAVLKGGGGDLYVLRATTGTSHLRSRPQRLLAVAARGGAVMAVPIVAFPGTFRAFGAMMVAMVDPGALAPAASHFDTTRWLVGGGYGAVVLAHLGWGFHTRTGDGAWLADAAETLLLVAYFTVVPVVVAVGLYFPLWYSLRQVARELAVEAPALDGPDLLGGDAASAGAVALRAWGVLVAGALATAAVAVGFSLALPNPLPTGSLYYDGVAFWSVFISVVALPHVVVGAVLDRDRGIWHVP
- a CDS encoding GNAT family N-acetyltransferase → MQSHTDGRPDATGSPSGDGAPRIGGDEPPLDAVRDDEGRPIRFHPYRPAVRPALVAMYARFDPTERAQGIPPVRPAGIEDWLDAVLAGPSMVAWHRDRVVGHVAFVPDGEGSHELAVFVHQDYQEAGVGSALLPAALDYARTAGVTDVWLTVAGGNTRARRLYRAAGFTRDDATGGALRLSRTL